In the Arachis ipaensis cultivar K30076 chromosome B10, Araip1.1, whole genome shotgun sequence genome, one interval contains:
- the LOC110267891 gene encoding uncharacterized protein LOC110267891 produces MKPPNGRKIVLRFNSALQPVGDEAGLLSSVMGLLGSDYTKFLICEKDWRKVRTRDKIYNECVKEMFHFEEDSRGIIKRIIFKMLGRAWKETKNRLYHHCYDPELSLEENIENRPDGITANHWRWFLDYRNSEETHVI; encoded by the exons ATGAAGCCACCTAACGGAAGAAAGATTGTACTTAGGTTTAACAGTGCACTGCAACCAGTTGGGGATGAAGCAGGTCTACTGAGCAGCGTTATGGGACTGCTAGGATCTGACTACACCAAATTTCTAATATGCGAGAAGGACTGGAGAAAGGTTCGCACCAGGGACAAGATCTATAATGAATGTGTAAAg GAAATGTTCcattttgaagaagatagtaGAGGAATTATCAAGCGTATAATATTCAAAATGCTAGGAAGGGCTTGGAAGGAAACGAAGAACAGATTATACCATCACTGCTATGACCCAGAACTTTCACTTGAAGAAAATATCgaaaaccgcccagatggaattACTGCGAACCATTGGAGGTGGTTTCTCGATTATCGCAATAGCGAAGAGACACATGTAATATAG